In Oxyura jamaicensis isolate SHBP4307 breed ruddy duck chromosome 20, BPBGC_Ojam_1.0, whole genome shotgun sequence, the following are encoded in one genomic region:
- the VSTM2L gene encoding V-set and transmembrane domain-containing protein 2-like protein produces the protein MTAQAGEDVEMACSFRGSGSPSYSLEIQWWYVRNHKDWTDKQTWASTQQLKASQQEEAGKDATKISVVKVVGSNISHKLRLSRVKPADEGTYECRVIDSSDGKARHHKVKAYLRVEAAGGLGHPQDTQLRGAPLSDPAVPGAAHAHHHHHHHKAGKELKKRSVDASCVL, from the exons ATGACGGCCCAGGCCGGCGAGGACGTGGAGATGGCGTGCTCCTTCCGAGGCAGCGGCTCCCCTTCCTACTCCCTTGAGATCCAGTGGTGGTACGTCCGCAACCACAAGGACTGGACAGACAAACAGACGTGGGCTTCCACCCAG CAGCTAAAAGCATcgcagcaggaggaggctgggaaggACGCGACAAAAAt AAGC GTGGTGAAGGTGGTCGGCAGCAACATCTCCCACAAGCTGCGGCTGTCCCGGGTGAAGCCGGCGGACGAGGGGACGTACGAGTGCCGGGTGATCGACTCCAGCGACGGCAAGGCGCGGCACCACAAGGTGAAGGCGTACCTGCGGGtggaggcggcggggggcctggggcacccccaggaCACCCAGCTGCGGGGCGCCCCGCTCTCGGACCCCGCCGTGCCAGGCGCAGCCCACGcgcaccaccaccaccaccaccacaaagcCGGGAAAGAGCTGAAGAAACGCTCGGTGGACGCCTCCTGCGTGCTGTAG